CAATAGTCAAGTTAGAGTTGGTTTATTACACATGTCTCAAACTTATCAATTAAATTTCAAGTTTGtcaaattatgaaaataataaactaattttatcatGTATAATAAGGgcatattcctgaaaaataggaGCCATCATTATTTTAGTATATACcgatttcttaaaaaaaaaaaattgtacccAATGTTCAGTTCTTTTCCAGGAAAAtggaaaatcaaaatttaaaccactcttttttttttttgtttgtattttttgAAATTCATGTACAGTGTTCctataagaatttttttttttgaaaagagtTCCTATAAGAATCGAAGATTGAAAACTTGTAGAAATGaaaaaacggattaagagcttAAGAGCAACTGTCTTGtgattttatacaaattataaaCTGAAAGATACTATTCTCTTCAACCATCATCTTCTTCGTTGAATCCAAATTCAGATTCATATCTTGTGCTTTTTAAAGAATTATGcaatttaattttgaaaatgacggaattaaaaaaaaatgatttttttgtaaaccttttctattcaattacataaaataaaaaatgaagggtAATCTGTTGAATTTTTTGGTTTCTTCTCCAAATGTGTTCTAGTTTGAAAGTTTCCATGGTAAAGCATAGCTTATTTGGCAAGGTTTCTTTTTATTCCTTGGGTGTTTTCACATGATTAAAATTATAAGCAACAAATATCTTCTAACAATAGCATTAATTATTCACCAAAAAAaaagcttcttcttctcttcagTTTTCGGCGCGGTCTTATTTCTTCACCAAATTCATCGATTGATCTTTTTATTACTTgagttttctttctctttcaagTTGCAGTGGTCTATTTCGAGTTTGTTGCTACACaataacttattattattagcaattaactttacattttttttttatctatatctGATACAGTTCACATTTATATAGCATAGAACGAGAAAGTCCAAACTCTCCTTCAGCCATTGCTGGAATTATGGAAAATCTGCTTCAAAGATAAAGAGTTCTTCtaccattattttttttttctggaaAGACGCATTTGCAAAAGAAACTTTGAATAATCGAAGATTCTAATTAAGTATGAAATTGCTCTGAATTATATTCTTAGTTTGTAAAAAACGAATAGAGTAGGGAATTGAAAAACATGGAACCAACAAGGAAATTCAGAAGAGCGCAGAAGGCAGAAAGAAATGGCAAAAGGGATGGCAGTAATGGCTACGTGAAAATAGGATAGcaattaagaaagaaaaaaataaccTTTAATTAACACTTAAatacttaattaatttaactgTCTattaactgtttgacaaaattaGAATTATTTCAATGAGTTTCtgatatttgaaattaaaaatactatcagatgataaaagataaaaattgaAGATACTTAAGtgtaaaaagaaattcaaacaTGATTTTCTATGTAATTTCTTCTTATAAAAACTAGAGTCATAAGAAGATACAAGTGGAAGAAAAGATGGAGATTCGTCTAGAAAAATATGAGACCCAAAAAGACATCTGCGTCATTCGGCCAATTCATGGGCCAGGTTAATTCCAATAGCCCATAGTCCCGAACATCGTAACTTTTCCATTTCTGTCCCTAGCCACGCAGTTTATTTCTCGTTTGGAGCTGGGAATTCACATTTTCAGTCAAGTAAAGTCCCCCAATGCTTAAGAAATCTTTTTGGCCAATTATACCCACCGTTTGAAGCTGGGAATTCATTCACATTTTCATCCCAGACTTATTGCTACCCATCAtagtttttattctttttgtcttttctttttctatccTTTTCTTATTGCTTTCCTtgttataaaaacaaaaaacaaacaaGTAGAGGAGGAATAACAATATTAATATGTTTGAGCGCTcatttttgaccaattttatCTAATTCTGATATCTACCCAATTTGCCCTTAATATAATAATTACACTATAAAGCACAAACTCATGCGATCCTCAACTTTGTTATTTCAGCCGACTCTTACCGATTTCCAAGCCCTTTTCCTTGTCATAAATTTCCCAGAAAATCTAGGGAATTTTCTCGAGAAAATCAGATGGGATTATTTGATTTGGAGACCCATTTTGCCTTCTACGGAGCATATCACAGCAACCCAATTAACATTGTGATTCACACCTTATTTGTGTGGCCGATTTTCTTTACTTCTCTTATGCTCTTTCATTTTACACCTTCTATCTCTCAAATTGAAATTGGGTTTGGCAGTGATGGGTTATTGTTGATCAATTTTGGCTTCTTTTTCACTTTGATCTACGCCTTGTTCTATGTTGCTTTGGACAAGAAAGCTGGAACTCTAGCTGCTCTTTTATGCTTTGCGTGTTGGGTTGCTGCCAGTTTCCTCTCCGCCAAGCTTGGCTTTTCACTTGCCTGGAAGGTAACTTCATTTCTCTAATGATTTTTTCATTATTAAAAGCggaaacttttctaatttttctttctgtttggctgtttttttagtttgtttcaattcataattttgttttttcGTGGCTCTGAATGCTTATCTTGTCTCTTGCTGCCCCAGTTTTTCTCcctatttagtattatttaggGATTTTGAGCTAGCTTTCATTAGATGGTTGCAGAGCTAATAGGGGAAGAATTTCTACATAACTAATACACTCGTACCATCAAAATAGGGATATGCATACTATTTTATGGGTTGGTTTCAATGGACAAATGTAACAACCTGTCTGTTTTGGCTTAAATTCAACTCGTTAGTCCTATGACTTTAAAACGCTTACATACTAGAAATTCTAGAGTCATTCTTCATGTCGAATGTGGTATTCACTTATCAAATTTAAAATTGAAGAATTTAGTACTTTGTTTGACAATCCTGTGAAGCATGCAGAATTCAAAATGAACAATTCTGTCACTTTGAAGTTATATGGCTACGAAGACCAAATCTAGTTGTCGGATTTTCGAAGCATTGTCCTCATGTTCCCATCCCTTAGTAGCCCTACTTGCTCAGGGCTTCTATCCGGCACCATCCACCCTAAACCGGATAGTTAAAATAAATGTGTATATTTGGCATTGATTGATAGATTATTTGATTGGTTGGATTGGTCGGGTGTATTGTTCTGGAGTATGCTCGAAGGTAAAGTGACCCTTTTGTTTATGTTACTGTTTTAGGGCTGCTGCTGCAGCTCTGCCTCTGCCACAGTGGTTTTGAAGAGTTTTCTACTTTGCTGTCTAAATCTATTTATAAGATTTTGAATGAGTCGTTAACTTTGTTATCTTCTGTATCATGTTCGTCATTCATTAGAATCCTTTAAATTCCCAACTTGTGAATAGTTTGACCATTAAAATTAGTACATATTGGACTTGGCACATGTAAAAGCTTTGACCTTTTACAGTTGTTGAGATTGATTTGAATTTGGTCTCTAATAAGTGGTTGCAACATCAATTGAATCAGGTTGTACTGGCAGCACAGTTGTTTTGTTGGACTGGGCAGTTTCTAGGCCATGGAGTGTTTGAGGTTTGTACTCAACATTTTTTAACCTTTCTCTGTTCTCAATTATGTACTAATTCGTAAGTCTGATCTATTCTAGAGACGAGCTCCAGCTCTTTTGGACAACCTTACACAAGCATTTCTGATGGCTCCTTTCTTTGTGTTACTTGAGGTATGTGGTTCAACTGGTTCTGAACCATAAAAGATTCATTTTTTATCCTTAAATTTCACAAAGACATGTACTGATAAGGAAAATTGTGATTTCATTTCATCACAGGTTCTTGAAAAAGCCTTTGAATATGAGCCATACCCTGGGTTTCATGCTACAGTAAAAGCCAAAGTAGATGCAGACATTAAAGAATGGCAAAACAAGAAACAAAAGAAGTCCACTTAGCTTTGTCAATCAGACAACTCTACTATCTCTGTAATATCATGAAAATGTGGTTTGTGAACTATCCAATAATATTATCAATGTAAAGGATACATCTTTTATGCAATGAAATATGTTCTTTGATTTTGACACTGTAAATGATCTGATTCTGTAAAAAAATCCCTAATCAACAAGATACTTCATTGATCTAAAACTTTCTCTTGTTGACTCTGATTTGGAaaaactgaatgaacatgatcTTGTTAGACAGAAACTTGATCCCTGTTCATACTGGAAGCCGAATCGATTAAGCTATTGCCAGGTTGAGGTTTCTGAACTCCCCTTGTGTGCATTGATTTCCTCACTCTCATTACTTCAGCCCACTGCCCCATACTTGCATACATGTTTGCAATAAGAACATAATCGCTGCTATGATCTGGTTTCAACACCAAAAGATGACTCCTTACCTTCTCCCCGAGTTCAACATTCCCGTGCAACCGACAGGCAGCCAACAATGTCCTCCACACAATGTCATTACACTCCATTGGCATGCTTCGTATCAATCCATACGCTTCCTCGAGAAAGCCAGCTCGCCCTAAAATATCCACCATAGAACCATAGTGCTTAATTGTTGGTTGAATACAATACTCTTCACTCATCATATCGAAAAATCGTCTGCCTTGATCTACCATGCCGCCATGGTTACAAGCACACAGAACTCCCAGGAACGTAATACCATCCGGGACCAATGCCTTATCTTCTAACATTTCGGAAAATAACTCCAACGCCTTGTCTGTATGGCCATGAGTTGCTAGCCCTGAAATCATTGTGTTCCATGTTACTATATTCCTGTTTTTCATCCTATGAAATGTCTCATATGCTTCTTCCAAAGCTCCACACTTAGCATACATATCAATAAGAGCATTATTAACCTCTAAGATGCTACTGAGATTGGTACTACTGATACAAGAATGAATCCATCTACCAAAATCTAATGCTCCTAATCCAGAACATGCTGCGAAGATCACAACCAATGTGGCCTCATCAGGCTCTATTCCATGCCTCAACATCCTCGAAAACAGATCAAGCGCGTCTTCGCATTTATCGCAATATAGGCAGCAGCAGATTATACTGTTCCATGCTACTAATTCTGGTTCAGGAATTTCATCAAACAGTTGGCGAGATGTTTCAACTTTTTTGAACATGCCATACATGTGAATCAGACTGTTCCTAACAAAGACATGTGAATCCAACCCATGTTTTAAAGCACTGCAATGCATTTGTTCCCCCAAAAAAATTGAGCCCAATTGCTCACAAACCTTGACCAAGAAGGAGAATGTGAAATTGTCAGCTACCAATCCTTTTTCTCGCATTCTGTTAAACACTTCGAAGGCTTTTTGAGGGTTTTTAGTCTTACCAAAACCTCTAATCATTGTGTTCCAGAGAAATCCATCTGGGTTTTCGATATCTTCAAAAACTGAAACAGCATAATTCAAATCTCCAAGCTCTGAAACCGCACAAAAGACTATAACTTTACCTACAACAAATAGGTTTTGTTGAAAGCCAGCTCTAATTATACAGGCATGAATTTGCTTCAATTCTTTCATGGTGGAACATTTCTTGAGCATTGACATAAGGGTTTCTTCCTTAGATAAAGAATTATGTTTTGAGGATGCTAAACCAGAAGAGAGGAAGAGCTGATAAAATTTTGACGAAGAGAAACCCAGTTGAAGAAATGGTAGTTTGTCTTTAGCTTTGAGAAAAAGAAAGGTTTGCAAGTTTGAATTTAGCCGGGAAGTGAGATAACGGAaactcattatcatctcccattGATTCTACATCTCAACACTTGTACAAACTAGAaacgaaagctccacctccatctccatctccatAAACGAACCAATATCAATATCAGAAATTTCACAGCTTTTAGGAATTATTCACCGTGTTAAATTAGCACTCTAATAAATAgactatataatttattattatgtgaGTACCTTACCCAATCGAAGAGAGTTTGATTTGATTTCAGAAAAAGTTACATTTTTATACCTCTTTAATCTTAGGATAGTTCTACCTTTCAATGCATTACTAACTCACGACGTGTTGCGAGAGTCATACGTCGACTTTATCCAAAAAAGAAACAAAGTTGAAACTTCAAAAGTTCATAATGTGTGGTAGGAGTGACACATCGTGAAGAATTAATTCAGGAAGAAACAGAAACTCAGCGAAACCTCACACACCGTGTGGCTAGGGTGACACGTCGTGCGACCTTCTTTGTTAGATTTCCTACTGACTGTTGCACTTGCTCACGTTGATTCCCTTATCATTCTCTACTCACCCTCAGTCTCTATCTTTGATATCAAATAAGAGATCCTTTCTTCAAAAGTTCACAATGTGTGGCAGGAGTGACACATCATGAAGAATTAATTCGGAAAGAAACAGGAACTCAGCGAAACCTCACACACCGTGTGGCTAGGGTGACACGCTGTGCGGCCTTCTTTGTCCGATTTCCTACTGACTGTTGCACTTGCTCACGTTGATGCCCTTATCATTCTCTACTCATCCTCAGTCTTTCTCTTTGATATCAAATAAGAGACAAGAAAGTCGGTCCTTTCTTCAAAAGTTCACAATGTGTGGCAGGAGTGACACATCATGAAGAATTAATTCGGGAAGAAACAGGAACTCAGCGAAACCTCACACACCGTGTGGCTAGGGTGACACGTCATGTGACCTTCTTTGTCCGATTTCCTACTGACTGTTGGAATTGCTCATGTTGATGCCCTTATCATTCTCTACTCACCCTCATCTCTCTCTTTGATATTAGTTGATAAATTTAAATGATCCTTCGTGAtattgattttctaaaatctctAATGATTTTGGTTTTATGATGCCAGTAATTTATGGATTATTTCGCAAAGATTTTATCTTCGAACTAGTCAAAGTTTCATTAAAAGGGATTTTTATTCCTCGGAAAGATGATCTACCTTTTAGGTTTTTCATTGAATCTAAAGGAAAATGCCTAAATTATAAGTATAAAAAATATAGGAatacttaaaaactaaaaaaaatatggtgGACTACTTACTGATGAGTGGAGACTATTACTTTGTTAGCTTTGGTTTTGGCttttaaaattaaagaaaactcGTGTTTTTGGGATTTTTCAGAAATGGTATGAAAGAAGATGAGGAGGAAGTGTCATTTTtagcgattttttttttttatgaaagtgAATCTCACAATCCAATTAGATTTTTAATATAATCCTACATGTGTTTTATATGTAACAACATTTGTGATATTTATGGTATAACAttgcttttttgttttctaGGTGTATTTGAACGGACCTCAACCTTAGAAGTCTTCTCCGATCTTGgagggcttctgataacatatCGAACGTTATCATCTAGTTTCACTTGTGAACATGAATCAAATTTTTCCATCCAAAGAAAATTGgtgaaatgatttttttttagaatattttattTGATCCTATGGTATTATAATCCTTTTCTAGTTAGGGTTCTTGAGTAGTATGTTTTACTCCTATACATGAAGCTTCTATCATGTTTATGATCATTTCTTAAATAAGAGACAAGAAAGTCGGTCCTATCTTAATTAAGACTTCTCCAATCCTGTATAAAGGCCAGTCCTCTAAAATGTGGTTACCTTATCTTAATTTTCCCGCATTGCGAACAACACTAGTTTTTTAAACAGTTTACTAAATTAAGCATCAATAAATCAACGAGTGATTAATTGTACAATCTTTAGTTTTTTAGGTTGAATTCGATCTTTAAACCAAAACGTTCATGCCGACTCACGGTGAAATTCACTATTTTATCAATATGCCTCTCTTGAATGCTGAATTATTGAGTCATAAGTATTATGAAACAAGGAAGATAACATGCAATAGAATAAGAACAATGGAGAGTGTGTAAGCTTGTATTTCACTTGTCCTTTTACTTGTATTGTATTACATCAAAGAAACCTATATTTATAGGCTTATGAATATATAGATTACATAAGAACATAAATTATGTAGTTACAAACATTAAGGAATACAGAGTTACAACCTTAATGAATGAAGAGTTACAACATTAAGAAATGAAGAGTTACAATGGTTATACTTATGGACATCCATTAATTTATTCATAACACTCCCATTTGGATGTCCATCCATGCGAATAGGGCACTACCTCATTAAAAACCTTTACCAAGTAAAACCCAGTGGGACAAAACCATTGGTTAAGGGAAAAAGAGTACAATGTTTACTCCCCCTATTCGCAATATTACTGAAGGTCTTTAAGACGAGGCATTCCAATAACGTAAACCAACTTCTTGAAAGAAGGTAATGCATTTGTAAACAAATCTGCTAGATTGTCACTTGATCGAATTTACTGAATATTGATTTCACCGTTCTTTTGAAGATCGTGCGTAAAGAAAATCTTTGGTGAAATGTGCTTTATTTTGTCCCCTTTAATGTAGCCTTCTTTAAGTTAAGCAATGCAATCTGCATTATCTTCATATATTGTAGTCGGTGTTCCTTCATCTGATGATCTACCACATGGTTCTCGTATATGATTTGGTTAACGATCTTTAGCCAAACACATTCTCGGCTTGCTTCATGAATAGCAATTAACTCAGCATGATTTGAGGAAGTAACTGTAATAGTTTGCTTCGTAGTGCGCCAAGATATAGTTGTACTTCCATATGTGAATAAATATCCTGAATCAATAGTTCCTTGAAGATAACATAATATATGCTTAATTCCATTCCAATGCCTTCGTGTAGATGCAAAGCTATATCTGGATAACAAATTGACAGAAAAAACAATATCTGGCCTCGTATTGTTAGTAAGATACATTAGTGCATCTATTGCACTGAGATATGGTACTTCAGGACCAAGAATCTCTTCCTTATCTGTTCGAGGTTGAAAAAGATCTTTATTTTCACCAAGTGATCGAATAaccattataaataattaattcactTAAATAGAATTAATAACCAAATAATTACATACCAACCATCAATCTCAATTATcattaataacaataaatacTAATAGCACTTAGTCATTTATTACACAAGCTTGACACATCAACCAACCAAACATGACAATTATGCATATAACTAACCACTTACGTTCATTACAAGCATATATGAACAtgtaaacaaacaaacaaagaactatatacataattaaCTACGATCAATTTGTAAGTCAagataaatttttttctttccaagatctttcatctcaaattcCTTTTTCAAATAATCCACTACTTTTGGAATCTCTTCAGGAGTTCCAATTCACAAATAAGATTATATCACACGCGCGCATATTATTTCAGTCCATAAAGAGATTTATTTAACTTTATGCAGTAATGTTCTCGAGAACTAGATTTTGTTTCTTCTGGAAATTTAAATCCTTCTGGGACTTTCATATAAATGTCATTATCCAGTGGCCCATATAAGTAGGTTGTGACTACATCCATCAAATGTAAATCAAGTCCTTCTCTTAATGCCAGACTTATGAGAAACCGAAAAGTAGTTGCATCCACCACAGGAGAATAGgtttcttcataatcaattccagGTCTTTGTGAGAATCTTTATGCAACTAAACATGCTTTATATCTCACAATTTCACCAatttcattcctttttctcATAAAAACCCATTTATGTCCCACTGGTTTTACACCCTTAGGTGTACGGACTACTGGTCCAAATACTTCTCTCTTTGCAAGAGATTTCAATTCTGTCTCAATTGCTTCtttccattttggccaattATTACTTTGTGTACACTCTTCAATGGATTTTGGTTCATGATCCTCATCTTTATCCATAACATCAACTGCTACATTACATGCAAAAATTTCATCGACGTTGATTTTATTTCAGTTCCATTTATTTCGGACATGACATTATTGATTGAGATCTCTTCATTCTCAGGTACCTGAATTTCATTCTTTGTCATGTGTATGGTCTCTTCAGGAGATCCTTCATTTCTATTTGGTTCCTTGGAAAAGCTATTGCcaaattctgctccttttattTTCCGAGGATTCATATCTTTGGAACCGATTGGTCTACCACGCTTCATGCATCTGTGAGACTCATTAGCAGTCTGATGTTGTCCTTCAGGGACATCAATTATATTTGGAGCATTTACAGCTGGAATATATGACTTGGTCACTCTCTTTGGGTCAGAAAATGAGTCTGGCAATTGATTCGTTAagttttgtaaatgaattatctTTTGAACTTATATTTCACATTCTTTAGTACGAGGATCAAAATGAGACGGAGATAATTCATTTCAACTAATTTTATTTTCCAGCCATTTCTTTTCTccccctaatgttggaaaaTTTGACTCATTAAAATGACAGTCAGCAAATCGAGCTTTAAATAAATTTCCAGTAGCTGGCTCAAGATACTTAATAATTGATGGGGATTCAAATCCAACATATATTCACATCCTCCTTTGAGGACCAATCTTAGTGCGTTGTGGTGGAGCAATTGGAACATATACCACACATCCAAAAACTTTcaaatgagaaatatttggttcTTGACTAAGAACCAATTGTGATGGGGAGAATTGTTGATTACTTGTTGGCCTGATGCTAATTAATGCTGCTGCATGTAATATAACATGTCCCCAGGCTGATATTGGGAGTTTGGACTTCATAAATAATGGTCTAGCAATCAATTGTAAACGTTTAATTAACAATTCAGCTAGGCCATTTTGTGTATGAACATGAGCTACAAGATGTTCAACAGTTATCCCAATGGACATGCAATAATCATTAAAAGCTTGTGAAGTAAATTCACCAGCATTATCAAGGTGAATTGCCTTCAAAGGAAAATCTGAAAATGTGCTCTTAATCTAATCAATTGAGCAAGTAATCTCGCAAACGCCAGGTTGCGAGTTGATAATAGGGAGACGTGTGACCATCTATTCGATGCAtcgattaaaaccataaaatatcTAAATGATCCACACGGTGGGTGAATTGGCCCACAAATATCTCCTTGTATGCATTCCAGAAAATTGATAGATTCATGTATAACTTTGGCTGGTGAATgtctatttattaatttttcttgTGAGCAAGTAGCACATGTAAAATCATTAGGAAGAATCTGCTGGTTCTTCAATGAATGTCCACATGAATTTTTGATTATTTTTCGCATCATTATTGAACCCTGATGGCCTAACCGGTAATGCCAAACAGTAACAATATCAGTAAACTTCTGATTTACTATAGCATATGATTCAATTGTACTAATTTTAGTACAGTAAAATCCGGTGGAGAATGCAGGTAATTTCTCAACGATATGTTTAGTGCCTTGAGTCATACTTGTGATTTGAAGGTATTCTACATTTCCTTCACTTATTGTCTCAATATGATATCCATTCTGACGAATATCTTTAAAACTCAATAAATTTCTTTGAGACTTGGAAGAGTACAATGCATCCATAATGTCAAATTTTGTTCCTATAGGCAATAATATATTAGCTCTTCCGGAGCCTTCAATAATCTTTGTACTGCCCGATATAGTATTAACACAAGTTTCTTTCATTGTCAAATGAGAGAAATATTTCCTGCTTCTCAGTATGGTATGAGTAGTTGCACTGTATGCTAGATATAAAACTTCACTATCCATGTtcttcaaataaataaaataacagtCACATACAAACAATTAATTTGAATTCAATCATATCTCATGCATTCATAATAGCAAAAttcataaaatcataaactcATAGTTTAACACAAATCCATAAAGTCATAAGAATAAAGAGATCCTAGTGTAACCCTTAAACATCCAAAATAAATAATCTACTACTGCTATGTCTAATTTATATCCTTGGGGGGAATGAAATCATCAACCTTCAGGGTTGTATTGCTACAATCAAAGTCATCTTCGACATCTTCATACACAAGATttgttctttcttgttcttttgcTTCAATGTTTGTTGATAAAGATCAACAAGATGCTTTGGTGTACGAAATGTGCGAAACCAATGACCTTGTCCTCCACAGTGATAACATGTATTGGTCACTCCCTCATTGTTATCTTTGCCTTGTTTGTGACCATTTTTATTAGCCCACTTCAGGTGGGATTGTGAGTTCTTGAAATAACCACCTCGGCCTCATCCTTGACCATATCCACGTCCACGTCCTTGACCACGTCCACGGCCACATCCTTGACCACTATAATTAGTATGATCTTTTCCTTTCACATTATAGGATGTCACATTCGCTTCAGGGAATGGAGCAGAACCAGTTGGACGTAATGCATGATTTTTCATCAATAGCTCGTTATTTTGTTCAGCCACAAGGAGACAAGATATAAGTTCAGAATATTTCTTAAATCCCTTTTCACGATATTGTGTCTGCAGGACAATATTATTTGCATGAAAGGTAGAATACGTTCTCTCTAACATTTCTGCATCAGTGATTTTATCTCCACATAATAACAATTGTGAAGTAATTCTGAACATGGCTGAGTTATATTCACTTACTGACTTAAAGTCTTGTAGTCTTAAATTAGACCATTCATGACGAGCTTTAGGTAATATCACATTTTTCTGGTGGTTATACCTATCCTTTAGATTGTTCCAAAGAACTTGTGGGTCTTTCACAGTCAGATACTCAATTTTAAGATTCGTATGGAGGTGATGGCGAAGAAATATCATGGCcttttgaaggaaaatagacaagcctaggcgcagcggaataataaaattttatctattttatctatttcccttttccaagatctgttaattgttatttcatataaagagtgatagaaagtaataccttcagtgaagaactatctacggttgcaaacgaagtgcccacaactcttaatctgtgtatcacgaacaacaaaagaaacaacacagaaaagataactaatcagtaatcaaccttaataatagcaatcgcaatgattgcctctaacagaaatcgatacgagatcaaagagagagtaagaaataatgtagattagccgagacgaagacggaacggttcctccTCCTTTATTATTGTGTTGGTCGAATgtatggggttagggagtctatttatagacttctctaaaccctaatcccagttgtgttaggtaattaaataattggaatcttatttggaataggattcctaattagataattaaataaacactttactattatctaaataataactaattatatctagataattattattaatcaaattaataattaatgttaaggatgttggtcccg
The DNA window shown above is from Euphorbia lathyris chromosome 1, ddEupLath1.1, whole genome shotgun sequence and carries:
- the LOC136232363 gene encoding pentatricopeptide repeat-containing protein At4g21065-like — protein: MIMSFRYLTSRLNSNLQTFLFLKAKDKLPFLQLGFSSSKFYQLFLSSGLASSKHNSLSKEETLMSMLKKCSTMKELKQIHACIIRAGFQQNLFVVGKVIVFCAVSELGDLNYAVSVFEDIENPDGFLWNTMIRGFGKTKNPQKAFEVFNRMREKGLVADNFTFSFLVKVCEQLGSIFLGEQMHCSALKHGLDSHVFVRNSLIHMYGMFKKVETSRQLFDEIPEPELVAWNSIICCCLYCDKCEDALDLFSRMLRHGIEPDEATLVVIFAACSGLGALDFGRWIHSCISSTNLSSILEVNNALIDMYAKCGALEEAYETFHRMKNRNIVTWNTMISGLATHGHTDKALELFSEMLEDKALVPDGITFLGVLCACNHGGMVDQGRRFFDMMSEEYCIQPTIKHYGSMVDILGRAGFLEEAYGLIRSMPMECNDIVWRTLLAACRLHGNVELGEKVRSHLLVLKPDHSSDYVLIANMYASMGQWAEVMRVRKSMHTRGVQKPQPGNSLIDSASSMNRDQVSV
- the LOC136232372 gene encoding 2-hydroxy-palmitic acid dioxygenase mpo1, which produces MGLFDLETHFAFYGAYHSNPINIVIHTLFVWPIFFTSLMLFHFTPSISQIEIGFGSDGLLLINFGFFFTLIYALFYVALDKKAGTLAALLCFACWVAASFLSAKLGFSLAWKVVLAAQLFCWTGQFLGHGVFERRAPALLDNLTQAFLMAPFFVLLEVLEKAFEYEPYPGFHATVKAKVDADIKEWQNKKQKKST